In Candidatus Contubernalis alkalaceticus, the following proteins share a genomic window:
- a CDS encoding nucleoside recognition domain-containing protein translates to MINRLWFYLMLIGIVTAGFFGRISIVPEVIFSAAEQAVSICIGLISIMAFWLGIMRIIEESGLINVIIKILRPVAAFLFPGIPKNHPAMSAILMNMSANLLGMGNAATPFGLKAMEKMQQLNPKKDTASLDMCTFLAINTSSLTLVPATVIALRSATGSMNPTEIIGTTLIATATSTTVAILFDRGYRFLERKKGGMS, encoded by the coding sequence TTGATCAACCGCCTGTGGTTTTATTTAATGCTTATAGGTATTGTAACTGCCGGTTTTTTTGGAAGAATAAGCATCGTACCTGAAGTAATTTTTTCTGCAGCGGAGCAGGCTGTAAGCATATGCATTGGGTTAATCAGTATAATGGCATTTTGGCTGGGGATAATGCGAATTATTGAGGAATCCGGTCTAATCAATGTGATTATTAAAATCTTGAGGCCTGTGGCAGCCTTCTTGTTTCCGGGAATTCCCAAAAACCATCCGGCTATGAGCGCAATTTTAATGAATATGAGTGCTAACCTTTTGGGTATGGGTAATGCGGCTACTCCCTTTGGATTGAAAGCGATGGAAAAAATGCAGCAGCTGAACCCTAAAAAAGATACGGCTTCCTTAGATATGTGCACTTTTTTGGCCATCAATACCTCCAGCTTAACCCTGGTTCCGGCTACAGTGATTGCCCTGCGTTCTGCCACAGGTTCTATGAATCCTACGGAAATTATCGGCACTACTCTGATTGCCACAGCTACCTCCACTACCGTTGCCATATTATTTGACCGGGGTTATCGCTTTCTTGAAAGAAAGAAAGGTGGAATGTCTTAG
- a CDS encoding spore maturation protein, translating to MLGKMISIISVWTIPAIILITLVYANIKGVKVFDVFVEGAKEGFDTAVKLIPFLIAMLVAITLLRESGAMDVITHFLMPLFNLLSIPSDILPLAIMRPVSGSSALAITTEILQNKGPDSLVGRIASTMMGSTDTTFFVLTVYFGSVGIKKIRHSLTVGLLADMAGFLAAVLICNKVFGG from the coding sequence ATGTTGGGAAAAATGATAAGTATCATATCTGTATGGACGATCCCGGCAATTATATTGATAACCCTGGTATATGCCAATATTAAGGGGGTTAAAGTTTTTGACGTTTTTGTAGAGGGAGCTAAGGAGGGGTTTGATACCGCAGTAAAACTGATTCCCTTTTTGATTGCAATGCTGGTGGCTATTACTCTCTTGCGAGAGTCCGGTGCCATGGATGTTATCACCCATTTTTTAATGCCACTTTTTAATCTTTTAAGTATTCCATCTGATATTCTTCCCCTGGCTATTATGAGGCCTGTCTCCGGCAGCAGTGCCCTGGCTATTACTACAGAAATTTTGCAGAATAAAGGCCCCGATTCTTTAGTGGGAAGGATTGCTTCTACCATGATGGGCAGCACCGACACAACCTTTTTTGTATTAACAGTTTATTTTGGCAGCGTAGGCATAAAAAAAATCAGACATTCATTGACGGTGGGACTCTTGGCAGACATGGCCGGCTTTTTAGCGGCTGTATTAATATGCAATAAAGTTTTTGGGGGGTGA